The Flavobacterium sp. 1 genome contains the following window.
GGACAAGGAAGTGAAATTGTGGTTACCGAAGCAGTAGAGCTTCAAGTGCAGTTTTCAGTATATGCGCCTAAGAACATTCCGGGTGAGCGCAGTGTAAGAGAAACATTTCCATTGCGAAATTATGTTTTTTATGATTTAGGATCTAATCAAATACCAAGCCGTTACAAATTGTTGCAAAAAGATCAGGTAAAAGATTTTAATGAAGATCAGATTGCAGCTACAGCAGTTGTAAATCCATCTGGTCGTTCTGCAAGACAAATGACAGTATATTATAATGTAATTAACATTCTTGGTGATCGAATGGTAAAAAATCCTTCAACATCGATTACTCTTGTAGGTTCATCAGAAAAAGGATCGGAAGATGGTGCTTTGATGGCCGAATCTATCAAGACTCACTTGGTTAATGTATTCGAAATAAATGCTGCAAGAATAACTACTAAAGGGCAATTAAAACCAAATATTCCATCGGAGCAGCCAGGAGGAACAAAAGAATTAGAATTGCTTCGCGAAGGAGACCGCAGAGTTTCTATAGAAAGTAATTCGCCTGAATTATTGATGGAATTTCAAAGCGGTCCAGATGCTCCATTGCGACCATTAGAATTTACTGCTGTTCAAGAGGCACCAATAGATAGTTATGTTACTGTTGATGCAACTGGCTCAGGTGAAGCTTATTCATCATGGTCTTTGGAAACTACAGATCCAGCTGGACAGATGAAAACTTTTGGTCCTTATACACAAGAACAAGTAAGTATTCCAGGAAAAAATATTATGGGAACACGTGCAGAAGGTGATTACAAAGTAAAAATGATAGGTCAGACCAAAAGCGGTAAAATAGCAGTAAAAGAAACTACAGCTCATATGGTACTTTGGACTCCCTCTAAAACAGATGAAGGACTTAGATACAGCATAATTTTTGAATTTAATAAATCAAAAGCAATTGCTATGTATGATAAATATTTAACTGAGGTTGTTACGCCTAAAATACCTCAAGATGGAGTAGTTATTATTCATGGTCACACAGATATTATTGGAGAAGAATCGTATAATCTAAATTTATCTTTGGATAGAGCCAATGAAGTAAAAAACATCATGGAGAAAGCATTATCACAAGCAGGCAGAAAAGATGTTAAATTTGAAGTGCATGGTTTTGGAGAAGATGAAAGTGCATCTCCTTTTGAAAATAAATTTCCTGAAGAACGTTTTTATAACCGTACTGTGATAATTGATATTATTCCTGCTGCAAAATAAAAAATAGTAATTTGTCGAAAATACTTTTTTGCAGTTTAAAAAGGATAAGGATTTATAAAGAGGACACTGAAAAACATCGCTTATTTTGATAGCGTCATTTTTCAGACAAAAAAAAACGCTTATAACACGATTTTTAAACATTCGTTATAAGCGTTTTTATTTTTGTAGTTGTTTTTTGAACCGCCTTATTCTATTTTGAAAAATTGGTTATTAGAAATAATTTCTTTTAATGGCAACAAATCTTTTAGCTGTACTTTTAGCTGAAAAGCGGCCAGATGATTATTGTGATGCACATCAGACCCTACAAAATCATACATACCTTTCTTCAAAAGGTTTTCGGCAATTTTGGTAATGCTGTTTCCATAATATCCTACTGTTGACAATAAATTGAGTTGAAACAGGCAGCCTGCTTTTTTTAGTTTTACATATTCGTTAAAATTATTATGGTAGAATAAATAACGCTCTGGATGAGCTAAAACGGGTATGTAGCCTGCTATCTTGAGGTCAAAAAGAATGTTGTACAAATGAATAGGCGGGTTGATGTAAGACATTTCTACAAGAACATAATTATCTTTTAGAGTTAATAATTCTCCAGATTGGAATAAACGGACAAATTGGTCGTCCATAAGATATTCAGCTGCAGCACAGAAAGGGATATTTATGCTGTTTTTCTCTAGTTCTTTTACAGTATTCGCTTTGTTGGCTAGAATTTGTTCAAGGGTATTATCCCAAACATGTTGAATGATATGAGGTGTTGTTATAAATTGAGTGAAACCAAAGCTTAGAAGTTTTTGCGTAAGCCTTAAACTGTCTTCAAAAGTTTTTGCGCCATCATCGATTCCGGGCAAAAGATGGGAATGAATATCGACATGATTATCAGGTATGAGATCCTTGAGAGTAGGTTTTGATTTGAAAAGTGTAAACATGCCACAAAGTTAAGGAAATAGTTTCTAGTGAATCCTGAGATTTGACAAGTAAAATTGAAAAAGTGTAACAAACTCTATTCATTGAAAACAATTTTATAGATGTGAAGGGTAATTAATTTGTTTATAATAAGCTGATTTCGAATATTTTCACTCTATTTTATGCATAAATGATAAATAGTCGCAGAATGATTTTTGCTATATTTATTTTTTTTTATGTTTTAAAAATGATTATTATTAATAATAACTTGGTTTTTAGGGTATTTATGTTTTTTCATTTTTTTTTCATAGAAGGGCTTGTTAAAAGCACCATAATGTCTGTATATTTACAGCCGATTGATAAAATTATTCAGCTCTAAAATGGGAGTTTGAAAGGCGAAGCTGTGTACTATGTTGAGAGAAAGTCAATCAAAAGTTATGAAAATTGGAATCACTTTTAGTCCATTTGACGAAAGAGTTGGGTTGTTAAGGATTTAATTGAGTTAAATAAAGTTAAATAGATGGACAAAAAAAATAAGATTTATATTGCTGGACACAACGGAATGGTTGGCAGTGCTATTTGGCGAACATTACTTAATAGCGGATTTAATAATTTAATAGGAGCTTCTAGTAAAGAATTAGATCTTAGAGATCAAAAAGCAGTTCGTGATTTTATTGCAAAGGAAAATCCTGATGTTATAATTGACGCAGCTGCAAGAGTGGGCGGAATTTTGGCAAATAATGATTATCCATATCAATTTATTATGGAAAATATGCAAATACAGAACAATCTGATTGATTCAGCTTTGCAAAACGGAGTAGAGAAATTTATTTTCTTAGGGAGTTCTTGTATATATCCAAAATTGGCTCCTCAGCCTTTAAAAGAAGATTATCTGCTTACTGATACACTTGAGCCAACTAATGAATGGTATGCCATAGCAAAAATTACTGGGGTTAAAACCTGTCAAGCAATCAGGAAACAATTTGGTAAAGATTATGTCAGCTTAATGCCTACAAATTTGTATGGCACATACGATAATTTCGACTTAAATACTTCGCATGTTTTACCTGCTATGATCCGTAAATTTCATGAGGCAAAAGAAAATAATAATGCTCCTGTAACGCTTTGGGGCAGTGGTACTCCAATGCGTGAATTTTTGTTTGTTGATGATATGGCAAAAGCAGTTATTTTTGCATTAGAGAATAAACTGCCTGAGTATTTATATAATGTAGGAACTGGAGAAGATCTGACAATTAAACAATTAGCAGAAACTATTCAGCAGATTACAGGACATAAAGGTAAAATTATCTGGGATTCGAGTAAACCAGATGGAACACCTAGAAAGTTAATGGATGTTTCAAAAATGCATGAATTAGGCTGGAAACATAAGGTTGATCTTGAAGAAGGAATTCAAAAAACCTATGATTGGTTTTTGCAGAATATTGAAAATTTTAAAGAAGTTAAATTGTAGCGCAATAAGAAATCGTAGTAGCTATTAGTTGATTCTTTCTCTATTGGATTAGCAGAATAAAGTTAAAATATTTTTACTAATCAGATCTTAAAAAAATAAAAAATAAAAACTCAAAAGCAATGAGCAAACAAAAAATAGCATTAGTAACAGGAATTACAGGTCAGGACGGATCGTATTTAGCCGAATTATTATTAGAAAAAGGATATCAGGTACACGGAGTTAAAAGACGTGCATCTTCTTTTAATACGCAACGAATTGATCATATCTATCAAGATCAGCATGAGGTACATGTTAATTTTAAGTTGCATTATGGAGATTTGACTGATTCAACCAATATCATTAGAATAATTCAGGAAGTACAGCCTGATGAGATTTATAATTTAGGAGCGATGTCTCATGTAAAGGTATCTTTTGATTCACCTGAATATGTTGCAAATGTAGATGGATTGGGAACTTTACGAATTTTAGAAGCGGTAAGAATATTGGGTTTAACCAAAAAGACGAGAGTTTATCAAGCATCAACTTCAGAGCTTTATGGAGGTTTAGCAGAAAATAAAAACGAAAAAGGTTTTTATGATGAAAACTCACCCTTTTACCCGCGTTCTCCTTACGGTGCGGCTAAAATTTATGGCTTTTGGATAACGAAAAATTACAGGGAAGCTTATGATATGTTTGCTTGTAATGGTATTTTGTTTAATCATGAGTCACCGAGACGTGGTGAAACTTTTGTTACACGAAAAATTACTATGGCAACGGCAGCTATTGCAAAAGGAAAACAAGAATGTCTTTACTTGGGTAACCTAAACTCACAAAGAGATTGGGGACATGCAAAGGATTATGTTGAAGCGATGTGGAGAATTTTACAGCAAGATGTGCCGGAAGATTATGTAATAGCAACAGGTGTGACTACCTATATTAGAGATTTTGTGATCATGTCTTTTGCACAAATAGGAATAGAGTTAACTTTTGAAGGAGAAAATGAAAGTGAAACAGCTAAAATTGCAGCTTGTAATGATCCTTTGTATCAATTAGAAATAGGGAAAGTAGTAGTGCGTGTAGATCCGGAGTATTATCGTCCTACAGAAGTAGATCTTCTTATTGGAGATCCTACAAAATCTAAAACGCAACTGGGCTGGGAGCCTCAATACGATTTAGTAGCTTTGGTAAAAGAGATGGTATCAAGTGATTTAAAATTGTTTTAAAAAAACAGTAAAAAAAACTATTATAGAACTTTGAATTATTTGGAGTATTTTTTCTAATTAATTGTCATTATTCTAATTCATGCTTTATTTTGAAGTTATAAAATTTAAAAATTTAAAAATATGAAAATATTAGACTGTACTTTACGTGATGGAGGTTACTATACTAATTGGGATTTTGATAAGCAATTAGTTGAAACATATTTTACCGCTATAAATAATTTACCGATTGAGTATTTAGAAGTTGGTTATAGAAGCCCCAAATTATCTGGATACTATGGGGAATATTTTTATTGTCCAGATTTTGTTTTGGCAAAAATAGCTAGCTTAACAAATAAAAAACTGGTTATTATTCTGGATGAGAAAGATGTAAGAGAAGATGTTGTCGAAGAATTGTTGAACCCCTGTCTTGGAATTATTACCATGGTAAGAATAGCAATAGATCCCAATAATTTGATGCGAGCTATTGCTTTGGCTAAAAAAGTTAAAGCAATGGGGTTTGAGTTAGGGTTTAATGTAATGTATATGTCCAAATGGAAGAAACTTCCAGAATTTTTATCCAATTTAAAGCATGTTGACGGGCTTGCTGATTATTTTTATATGGTCGATTCTTATGGAGGTGTTTATCCTGAAGATGTTAAAGAAATTTTTGCCTTAGTACGAGCTCAAATGGCGACCAAAATTGGTTTTCATGGACATAATAATTTAGAGCTCGCACTTATTAATACGTTGACAGCAATTGAGTGTGGAGTTGATATGGTAGATGCTACAGTTACGGGAATGGGTAGAGGGGCAGGTAATTTAAAAACTGAACTTTTGCTTACAGCATTAAACCAGAGAAATAATTTAGAGGTAGATTTTAATTCGCTTTCTTCAGTTACAGATGCTTTTACAGAATTGCAAAAAGAATACGAATGGGGTACTAATTTGCCATATATGGTTTCAGGAGCAAATTCTCTTCCTCAGAAAGATGTTATGGATTGGGTAGGGAAAAGATACTATTCGTATAATAGTATAATTAGAGCATTAAGTAATCAGTCAAAGGGAATACAAGATAATGAAATATTAAATGAATATCATCCAAGCGAAATATTTAAAAAAGCTTTAATAGTAGGAGGAGGTGATAGTGTTAGAGAACATATAGATGGTATTAAAAATTATTTATCATTGAATCCTAATATGGTTATAATACATTCAAGTTCAAGGAATGTAAGTTATTTAAATGAGTGTGATAATAAACAATTTCATTGTTTAGCTGGAAATGAAGGACATAGGTTGGAAAAAGTTTTTAATTCTGTTCCAAAGAATAGGATTGCAATCTTGCCGCCTTTTCCAAGAACAATGGGAACTTACATACCCGTTAACTTTAAATCAAGCTCTTTTCAACTTTCCGAAATTAACGTAACAGAAATATATAAAAACTCTATTACAGCTTTAGTTCTTCAGCTAACGAAAGAAATGAATGTTGAAGAATTGATATTTTGTGGTTACGATGGATATAATGGCGAAATTACACAGCATAAATTAGAGCTGTTTAATGAGAATGAATATTTGTTTAAGAATTTTTCAAAAAATAATTTTAGTTTAAAATCTTTTACACCTACAAAATATAAGAGTTTACAACAAGAATCTGTTTATTCTGAACTATA
Protein-coding sequences here:
- a CDS encoding GDP-L-fucose synthase, translated to MDKKNKIYIAGHNGMVGSAIWRTLLNSGFNNLIGASSKELDLRDQKAVRDFIAKENPDVIIDAAARVGGILANNDYPYQFIMENMQIQNNLIDSALQNGVEKFIFLGSSCIYPKLAPQPLKEDYLLTDTLEPTNEWYAIAKITGVKTCQAIRKQFGKDYVSLMPTNLYGTYDNFDLNTSHVLPAMIRKFHEAKENNNAPVTLWGSGTPMREFLFVDDMAKAVIFALENKLPEYLYNVGTGEDLTIKQLAETIQQITGHKGKIIWDSSKPDGTPRKLMDVSKMHELGWKHKVDLEEGIQKTYDWFLQNIENFKEVKL
- a CDS encoding tyrosine-protein phosphatase, with the protein product MFTLFKSKPTLKDLIPDNHVDIHSHLLPGIDDGAKTFEDSLRLTQKLLSFGFTQFITTPHIIQHVWDNTLEQILANKANTVKELEKNSINIPFCAAAEYLMDDQFVRLFQSGELLTLKDNYVLVEMSYINPPIHLYNILFDLKIAGYIPVLAHPERYLFYHNNFNEYVKLKKAGCLFQLNLLSTVGYYGNSITKIAENLLKKGMYDFVGSDVHHNNHLAAFQLKVQLKDLLPLKEIISNNQFFKIE
- the gmd gene encoding GDP-mannose 4,6-dehydratase: MSKQKIALVTGITGQDGSYLAELLLEKGYQVHGVKRRASSFNTQRIDHIYQDQHEVHVNFKLHYGDLTDSTNIIRIIQEVQPDEIYNLGAMSHVKVSFDSPEYVANVDGLGTLRILEAVRILGLTKKTRVYQASTSELYGGLAENKNEKGFYDENSPFYPRSPYGAAKIYGFWITKNYREAYDMFACNGILFNHESPRRGETFVTRKITMATAAIAKGKQECLYLGNLNSQRDWGHAKDYVEAMWRILQQDVPEDYVIATGVTTYIRDFVIMSFAQIGIELTFEGENESETAKIAACNDPLYQLEIGKVVVRVDPEYYRPTEVDLLIGDPTKSKTQLGWEPQYDLVALVKEMVSSDLKLF
- a CDS encoding OmpA family protein yields the protein MAWTSNNLTLRSLLLLTLLLLCIQNPVQAQEIKYTKPSWFFGVAGGANFNFYRGSTHQLNSSLTPPVTFHDGDGVGLYLAPLIEFHKPDTRWGFMFQAGYDSRKGSFDQVISPCDCPADLSTDLSYVTVEPSVRFAPFKSNFYLYGGPRLAFNMDKSFKYSLGINPAYPNQEPTPSVEGDFDAIDQTLISMQIGAGYDIPLSSQSHKIQFVLSPFVAFHPYFGQNPRSVETWNLTTVRAGVALKFGQGSEIVVTEAVELQVQFSVYAPKNIPGERSVRETFPLRNYVFYDLGSNQIPSRYKLLQKDQVKDFNEDQIAATAVVNPSGRSARQMTVYYNVINILGDRMVKNPSTSITLVGSSEKGSEDGALMAESIKTHLVNVFEINAARITTKGQLKPNIPSEQPGGTKELELLREGDRRVSIESNSPELLMEFQSGPDAPLRPLEFTAVQEAPIDSYVTVDATGSGEAYSSWSLETTDPAGQMKTFGPYTQEQVSIPGKNIMGTRAEGDYKVKMIGQTKSGKIAVKETTAHMVLWTPSKTDEGLRYSIIFEFNKSKAIAMYDKYLTEVVTPKIPQDGVVIIHGHTDIIGEESYNLNLSLDRANEVKNIMEKALSQAGRKDVKFEVHGFGEDESASPFENKFPEERFYNRTVIIDIIPAAK
- a CDS encoding aldolase catalytic domain-containing protein gives rise to the protein MKILDCTLRDGGYYTNWDFDKQLVETYFTAINNLPIEYLEVGYRSPKLSGYYGEYFYCPDFVLAKIASLTNKKLVIILDEKDVREDVVEELLNPCLGIITMVRIAIDPNNLMRAIALAKKVKAMGFELGFNVMYMSKWKKLPEFLSNLKHVDGLADYFYMVDSYGGVYPEDVKEIFALVRAQMATKIGFHGHNNLELALINTLTAIECGVDMVDATVTGMGRGAGNLKTELLLTALNQRNNLEVDFNSLSSVTDAFTELQKEYEWGTNLPYMVSGANSLPQKDVMDWVGKRYYSYNSIIRALSNQSKGIQDNEILNEYHPSEIFKKALIVGGGDSVREHIDGIKNYLSLNPNMVIIHSSSRNVSYLNECDNKQFHCLAGNEGHRLEKVFNSVPKNRIAILPPFPRTMGTYIPVNFKSSSFQLSEINVTEIYKNSITALVLQLTKEMNVEELIFCGYDGYNGEITQHKLELFNENEYLFKNFSKNNFSLKSFTPTKYKSLQQESVYSELYK